A window of the Roseovarius sp. S88 genome harbors these coding sequences:
- a CDS encoding acetyl-CoA C-acetyltransferase produces MTNVVIASAARTAVGSFSGSFANTPAHDLGAAVLEAVVERAGVEKSDVSETILGQVLTAAQGQNPARQAHVNAGLPVESSAWGLNQVCGSGLRAVALGAQHIQLGDADVVAAGGQENMTLSPHAAALRAGHKMGDLKYIDTMIRDGLWDAFNGYHMGQTAENVADQWQITRDMQDEFAVASQNKAEAAQKAGKFADEIVPFTVKTRKGDIVVDNDEYIRHGANLEAMAKMRPAFTKDGSVTAANASGLNDGAAAVLLMSADNAEKRGIEPLARIASYATAGLDPSIMGVGPIHASRKALDKAGWSVDDLDLVEANEAFAAQACAVNKDMGWDPSIVNVNGGAIAIGHPIGASGCRVLNTLLFEMKRRDAKKGLATLCIGGGMGVALCVERP; encoded by the coding sequence ATGACAAATGTCGTCATCGCATCCGCGGCTCGGACCGCCGTGGGTTCTTTTTCCGGCTCATTCGCCAATACTCCTGCTCATGATCTGGGGGCTGCCGTTCTGGAAGCTGTCGTTGAGCGGGCTGGCGTGGAAAAGTCGGATGTATCTGAAACTATCCTGGGTCAGGTTCTGACCGCCGCTCAGGGTCAAAACCCTGCGCGTCAGGCGCACGTGAACGCAGGCTTACCCGTGGAATCATCCGCTTGGGGCCTCAACCAGGTTTGTGGCTCGGGTCTTCGGGCTGTGGCACTGGGTGCACAGCATATCCAGTTGGGTGACGCGGATGTCGTCGCAGCCGGTGGTCAAGAGAACATGACCCTCAGCCCTCATGCCGCCGCGCTGCGTGCCGGTCACAAAATGGGCGACCTGAAATACATCGATACCATGATCCGTGATGGTTTGTGGGATGCGTTCAATGGCTACCATATGGGCCAGACCGCAGAAAACGTGGCCGACCAGTGGCAGATCACCCGCGACATGCAAGATGAGTTTGCTGTGGCGTCGCAAAACAAAGCGGAAGCGGCTCAGAAGGCTGGTAAGTTTGCGGATGAAATCGTGCCGTTCACCGTGAAAACCCGCAAGGGTGACATCGTCGTGGACAACGATGAGTACATTCGTCACGGTGCCAACCTTGAGGCGATGGCCAAGATGCGCCCGGCCTTTACCAAAGACGGCTCAGTGACAGCCGCCAATGCTTCGGGTCTGAATGACGGTGCGGCAGCGGTTCTGTTGATGAGCGCGGACAATGCCGAGAAACGCGGTATCGAGCCTTTGGCACGAATTGCCTCCTATGCCACAGCGGGTCTTGACCCGTCGATCATGGGTGTTGGGCCTATTCACGCCAGCCGCAAAGCCTTGGACAAGGCGGGTTGGAGCGTCGACGATCTTGATCTGGTCGAAGCCAACGAAGCCTTTGCCGCACAAGCTTGTGCCGTGAACAAGGACATGGGTTGGGATCCGTCGATTGTGAACGTGAACGGTGGCGCGATCGCCATTGGTCACCCGATTGGCGCCTCAGGCTGTCGTGTTCTGAACACGCTTCTCTTTGAGATGAAGCGCCGCGATGCCAAGAAAGGTCTCGCCACGCTCTGCATCGGCGGTGGCATGGGCGTTGCGCTCTGCGTTGAGCGCCCCTGA
- a CDS encoding DNA-3-methyladenine glycosylase I, producing the protein MSDRCGWVGMDPIYEAYHDTEWGVPEYDSRALWEKLILDGFQAGLSWITILKKRDNFRAAFQGFDPNILATWGETEVTRLLQDPGIIRHRGKIEATLSNARVWQEIEAETGFDTYLWTYMGGTPLQNQWRTLEDVPTETVISRAISKDLKKRGFKFCGPTIVYAFMQAVGMVNDHLVTCPCHEKVKALD; encoded by the coding sequence ATGTCAGATCGCTGCGGTTGGGTGGGCATGGACCCCATCTATGAGGCCTATCATGACACTGAATGGGGCGTGCCCGAATATGACAGCCGCGCGCTTTGGGAAAAGCTTATCCTCGACGGCTTTCAGGCCGGGCTGAGCTGGATCACGATCCTCAAGAAACGCGACAACTTTCGGGCAGCATTTCAAGGGTTTGACCCAAACATCCTGGCAACTTGGGGCGAAACCGAGGTCACGCGCCTGCTGCAGGATCCAGGCATCATCCGCCACCGGGGCAAGATCGAGGCGACCCTGTCAAACGCCCGTGTCTGGCAAGAGATTGAGGCGGAGACGGGCTTTGATACATACCTGTGGACCTACATGGGTGGTACACCTTTGCAGAACCAGTGGCGCACACTTGAAGACGTGCCCACCGAAACAGTAATCTCCCGCGCAATTTCGAAAGATTTGAAGAAACGTGGCTTCAAGTTTTGCGGCCCTACGATTGTCTATGCCTTTATGCAGGCTGTTGGCATGGTCAACGACCATTTGGTAACCTGCCCATGTCACGAGAAAGTCAAAGCGCTGGATTGA
- a CDS encoding transcriptional regulator GcvA, translating to MSDRLPPLTALRAFDAAARHMSFQKAADELNVTPAALSFQIKSLEQHLGAPLFRRLNRAVALTEAGETLAPGCRDGFTSLVAAWTATRRLQDVSSLTVTAGPGFTSKWLAPRLFEFAQAHPEIELRFAASLKAMDFDRDQVDVAIRFGYGPDTDVWSLPLAEEWVTPVMTPVLAAQFPTPESLRDAVLIVDQSIDFLDPSPTWATWFRSVGIEPIEAHGPRFSQTDHAVDAALAGVGVTLGRRALVIKDLMDGRLVAPYKVALSTGARFRFLCRKGSEDKPQIRAFRDWMVTEIDKGRPTSDQLTILPPPWD from the coding sequence ATGAGTGATCGATTGCCTCCCTTGACCGCGTTGCGCGCCTTTGATGCTGCCGCGCGACATATGTCTTTTCAAAAAGCTGCGGATGAATTGAACGTGACGCCTGCAGCGCTGTCGTTCCAAATCAAGTCGCTGGAACAGCATCTGGGCGCGCCGTTGTTCCGCCGGCTCAATCGGGCGGTCGCGCTGACGGAAGCAGGAGAAACACTGGCACCTGGGTGTCGGGACGGGTTCACATCACTCGTGGCGGCCTGGACGGCGACGCGACGGTTGCAGGACGTGTCCAGCCTGACGGTGACGGCGGGGCCGGGGTTTACCTCTAAGTGGTTGGCACCACGTCTTTTCGAGTTTGCACAGGCGCATCCCGAAATCGAGTTACGGTTTGCTGCGTCGCTCAAGGCCATGGATTTTGACCGGGATCAGGTCGACGTGGCTATTCGGTTTGGCTATGGGCCGGATACGGATGTTTGGTCCTTGCCCTTGGCCGAAGAATGGGTGACGCCAGTGATGACACCGGTGCTGGCAGCTCAGTTTCCTACGCCTGAGAGTTTAAGAGATGCGGTTCTGATCGTGGATCAGAGCATTGATTTTCTTGATCCGTCCCCCACATGGGCGACATGGTTTCGCAGCGTTGGTATTGAGCCTATCGAAGCGCATGGCCCAAGGTTTTCTCAGACCGATCACGCGGTGGATGCGGCGCTGGCTGGGGTTGGCGTGACCCTTGGGCGACGGGCACTGGTGATCAAGGATCTGATGGATGGCCGTTTGGTGGCCCCCTATAAAGTGGCACTCAGTACCGGTGCACGCTTTCGGTTTCTGTGCCGCAAAGGGTCAGAAGATAAACCTCAGATCCGAGCCTTTCGGGACTGGATGGTAACAGAGATCGACAAAGGAAGACCGACATCTGATCAACTCACAATACTACCACCACCCTGGGACTGA
- the phbB gene encoding acetoacetyl-CoA reductase, whose translation MSRTALVTGGSRGIGEAISKQLKSEGYNVAATYAGNDEKAAAFTAETGIKTYKWNVGDYDASKAGIEQIEADLGPIDTVVANAGITRDAPFHRMSPEQWKEVIDTNLTGVFNTVHPVWPGMRERKFGRVIVISSINGQKGQFGQVNYAATKAGDLGIVKSLAQEGARAGITANAVCPGYIGTEMVMAIDESIREKIIAGIPAGRLGTPKEIARCVSFLASEDSGFINGSTISANGAQFFV comes from the coding sequence ATGTCCCGAACAGCACTCGTCACTGGTGGCAGCCGTGGTATCGGCGAAGCCATCTCAAAACAACTGAAGTCGGAAGGCTACAACGTTGCCGCCACATATGCAGGCAACGATGAGAAGGCCGCTGCCTTTACAGCAGAAACCGGCATCAAAACCTACAAATGGAATGTGGGTGACTATGACGCCAGCAAAGCAGGCATCGAGCAGATTGAGGCCGATCTCGGCCCGATCGACACCGTTGTGGCCAATGCGGGCATCACCCGCGACGCACCGTTCCACCGCATGAGCCCTGAGCAGTGGAAAGAGGTGATCGACACCAACCTCACAGGTGTGTTCAACACGGTTCACCCTGTCTGGCCTGGCATGCGGGAGCGTAAATTTGGCCGTGTGATCGTGATCAGTTCGATCAATGGCCAGAAGGGTCAGTTTGGTCAGGTCAACTATGCTGCTACCAAAGCAGGGGACCTTGGCATCGTGAAGTCGCTGGCGCAGGAAGGCGCGCGGGCAGGTATCACGGCAAATGCTGTTTGCCCCGGCTACATCGGTACAGAAATGGTGATGGCGATTGATGAGAGCATTCGCGAGAAGATCATTGCAGGCATTCCTGCGGGCCGTCTTGGTACGCCCAAAGAAATTGCGCGCTGCGTGAGCTTCCTTGCATCGGAAGACTCCGGCTTTATCAACGGCTCGACCATTTCGGCCAACGGTGCGCAGTTCTTCGTCTAA
- a CDS encoding DUF1304 domain-containing protein — protein MKKAALTLTGMIALLHYYIAWFEIFAWTSRGPKVFSDFPAELFEQTIPLAANQGIYNAFLAVGLTWALIIKDAKWQKNVATYFLMFVAVAGVFGALTVTTKILFIQAIPALIALAFLWVPGSSTRQN, from the coding sequence ATGAAAAAGGCGGCCCTGACCCTCACCGGAATGATTGCCTTGCTTCACTATTATATCGCGTGGTTTGAAATCTTCGCCTGGACAAGCAGAGGTCCAAAAGTCTTCTCGGACTTCCCGGCAGAGCTCTTTGAGCAAACGATACCCTTGGCGGCAAACCAGGGAATCTACAACGCTTTTCTCGCAGTCGGATTGACTTGGGCACTCATCATCAAAGACGCTAAGTGGCAAAAAAACGTGGCAACATATTTTCTGATGTTTGTCGCCGTTGCCGGCGTATTTGGCGCGCTGACAGTCACCACAAAGATCCTGTTTATTCAGGCCATTCCTGCGCTTATAGCATTGGCTTTCCTTTGGGTGCCAGGATCGTCGACCAGGCAAAACTGA
- a CDS encoding YdcH family protein — MSLNSHVDELKRKHQNLSEQVEAAQRAPGSNDFEIADMKKQKLRLKEEIERLSS, encoded by the coding sequence ATGTCTTTGAATTCGCATGTCGACGAGCTGAAAAGAAAACATCAGAATCTCTCGGAACAGGTAGAAGCCGCACAGCGTGCCCCAGGTTCCAACGACTTTGAAATCGCGGATATGAAGAAACAAAAGCTTCGACTTAAAGAGGAAATAGAACGACTCTCGTCCTAG
- a CDS encoding EAL domain-containing protein: MGKKIWANIPAGHDSPMAYAISSRDQSVIRMVDEAVRHKQVTLAYQSIVPAGDQARPAFYEGLIRVLDPTGRIIPARDFIGSIEATETGRIIDCLALEKGLACLRRFPSLRLAINMSARSIGYPRWMRSLKRGIAKDPTVAERLILEITESSAMLIPELVVSFMSDLQRKGISFALDDFGAGYTSFRYLRDFYFDILKVDGQFIRGIADDPDNQVLTRALLSIAEQFDLVTVAESVENPRDAVYLSHMGFDCLQGYYFGAPTIHAPWEEVRQERAASA, encoded by the coding sequence ATGGGTAAGAAAATTTGGGCAAATATTCCGGCGGGGCACGATAGCCCGATGGCCTATGCGATTTCATCGCGTGATCAGTCGGTCATTCGTATGGTGGATGAAGCCGTGCGGCACAAGCAAGTTACGCTGGCGTATCAGTCAATCGTCCCGGCCGGAGACCAGGCGCGACCGGCCTTTTACGAAGGTCTGATCCGGGTGCTGGACCCCACCGGGCGGATCATTCCCGCGCGGGACTTCATAGGGTCCATCGAGGCCACAGAAACCGGGCGGATCATTGATTGTCTGGCTTTGGAAAAAGGGCTGGCTTGCCTCAGGCGGTTTCCCAGTCTTCGACTGGCGATTAACATGTCGGCGCGCTCCATCGGCTATCCGCGCTGGATGCGGTCGCTCAAACGCGGGATTGCCAAAGATCCGACGGTTGCAGAACGTCTCATTTTGGAAATCACCGAAAGCTCGGCAATGCTCATCCCGGAGCTAGTGGTCAGTTTCATGTCCGACCTGCAACGCAAAGGCATCAGTTTTGCGCTCGATGATTTCGGAGCCGGCTATACGTCGTTCCGGTATTTGCGGGATTTCTATTTCGATATTCTGAAAGTAGATGGCCAATTCATTCGCGGTATTGCGGATGATCCGGACAATCAGGTTCTTACACGCGCGCTTTTGTCCATTGCCGAGCAGTTTGATCTCGTGACCGTGGCGGAAAGTGTCGAGAACCCTCGCGATGCGGTGTATCTCAGCCATATGGGATTTGACTGTCTTCAGGGCTACTACTTTGGGGCGCCCACAATTCATGCGCCGTGGGAAGAAGTTCGGCAAGAGCGCGCCGCTTCGGCCTGA
- a CDS encoding tRNA1(Val) (adenine(37)-N6)-methyltransferase produces MTQSESDVDLSRDAFLSGQLQILQPRQGYRAGIDPVLLAASVPAQAGDSILDLGCGAGVAGLCLARRVPGITLTGLELQAQYAELARHNSAENGIDMTVILGDIAAPPTEIKDKQFSHVIANPPYFDQASRTAADDIGREVALAGSTPLSDWVATAAKRTCPKGTVTFIHRTERLPDLLSAFRSHLGSLEALPLAPRSGRAAKLILLRGRKNGNAEFRLHQPWILHEGDKHLADAENYTPATACILRDAASLDFPA; encoded by the coding sequence ATGACCCAAAGTGAGTCCGACGTAGACCTCAGCCGAGATGCATTTCTGAGCGGCCAACTTCAAATTCTGCAACCTCGACAAGGGTACCGCGCCGGGATAGATCCCGTGCTTCTGGCCGCCAGTGTCCCGGCACAAGCGGGCGACAGCATCCTTGACCTTGGGTGCGGGGCTGGTGTCGCAGGGTTGTGCCTGGCGCGTCGCGTACCTGGGATCACTCTGACCGGCCTTGAATTGCAGGCGCAATATGCCGAACTCGCAAGGCATAACTCGGCGGAAAACGGCATCGACATGACCGTGATCTTGGGTGACATCGCCGCTCCACCGACCGAAATCAAGGACAAACAGTTCAGCCATGTCATTGCCAACCCGCCCTACTTTGATCAGGCAAGTCGCACCGCTGCTGACGATATAGGCCGTGAGGTCGCTCTGGCAGGCTCCACGCCCTTATCCGACTGGGTCGCCACTGCGGCCAAACGTACCTGCCCCAAGGGCACTGTTACCTTTATTCACCGAACCGAACGCCTGCCAGACCTGCTAAGCGCCTTTCGCTCGCACTTGGGCAGTCTGGAAGCTCTACCTCTGGCCCCGCGTTCAGGGCGTGCAGCCAAGCTGATCCTTTTGCGCGGGCGCAAAAATGGAAACGCAGAGTTTCGACTTCATCAACCGTGGATATTGCACGAGGGTGACAAACATTTGGCTGACGCGGAAAACTACACTCCAGCAACAGCTTGTATTTTGCGCGATGCAGCTTCTTTAGACTTTCCAGCCTAA
- a CDS encoding DUF2007 domain-containing protein, producing MKHLLSTTDPTIIAFAKALLQGEDINCFEMDVNMSVLEGGIGIFPRRLMVANDDYSLARRTLLDNGIELDDPK from the coding sequence ATGAAACACCTGCTCAGCACCACCGATCCGACGATCATCGCATTTGCCAAAGCTCTGCTTCAAGGCGAGGATATAAACTGCTTTGAAATGGACGTAAACATGAGCGTCCTAGAAGGTGGGATCGGGATTTTCCCGCGACGTTTGATGGTTGCCAATGACGACTACTCCCTCGCGCGCCGCACGCTGCTCGACAACGGCATAGAACTTGATGACCCAAAGTGA